A DNA window from Desulfobaccales bacterium contains the following coding sequences:
- a CDS encoding DUF4062 domain-containing protein: MMDKRYQVFISSTYSDLKDERKQVMQTVLEMDCIPTGMELFPAADEEQFEFIKKVIDDCDYYMITIGGRYGSVTPEGVSYTEKEYDYAIEKGIYVIGFLHGNPDIIPAGKTEPESEGRLKLQAFRDKVSNGRLIRYWTKADELPGLVALSLTKAMKSHPAIGWVRGNSVASADLLQQVNQLQQRNEKLSAELGIYRNKFVIDTSNLAQGDETIKLSGTYKSPYGKAHWKYEVSWNFIISLLGPHLLMWLNEATANTLLTKGILKVNGIEIENINSYEITDELFQTIKIQLMALGWINVQQFTTMANLPALFLILTEAGKAQLLKTASIKVISQQ, from the coding sequence ATGATGGATAAACGATATCAAGTTTTCATTAGCTCGACATATAGTGATCTCAAGGATGAACGCAAACAAGTGATGCAGACGGTCCTTGAAATGGATTGTATCCCAACCGGAATGGAGCTATTTCCGGCTGCGGATGAAGAGCAGTTTGAATTCATCAAAAAGGTTATCGATGATTGTGATTACTATATGATCACCATTGGAGGCAGATATGGTTCTGTCACTCCTGAAGGTGTCAGCTATACTGAAAAGGAATATGATTATGCTATTGAAAAAGGCATATATGTAATCGGTTTTCTACATGGAAATCCGGATATTATACCGGCTGGAAAAACTGAACCAGAGTCAGAGGGGCGACTCAAGTTGCAAGCGTTTCGAGATAAGGTCTCTAATGGGAGATTAATTAGGTATTGGACAAAAGCCGACGAGTTACCTGGTCTAGTCGCACTGAGCCTCACAAAAGCCATGAAATCGCATCCTGCAATAGGATGGGTTCGTGGCAATTCCGTAGCAAGCGCGGACCTTTTGCAGCAGGTGAACCAACTCCAGCAAAGAAATGAGAAGCTATCGGCAGAGTTAGGCATTTATAGAAATAAGTTTGTTATTGATACTTCTAATCTTGCCCAAGGAGATGAGACTATTAAATTGAGTGGTACATACAAATCTCCATACGGAAAGGCACATTGGAAATACGAAGTATCCTGGAATTTCATAATATCATTACTCGGACCTCATCTTCTAATGTGGCTAAATGAAGCTACTGCAAATACGCTACTTACCAAAGGTATATTAAAAGTTAATGGTATAGAAATTGAAAATATTAATTCATATGAAATAACAGACGAATTGTTCCAGACCATCAAGATTCAATTAATGGCCTTGGGGTGGATTAACGTCCAACAATTCACCACTATGGCGAATTTACCGGCTTTATTTTTGATTCTAACAGAGGCAGGTAAAGCTCAATTACTAAAAACCGCGAGCATTAAAGTCATATCTCAGCAATAG
- the guaA gene encoding glutamine-hydrolyzing GMP synthase, giving the protein MIKLYLGVKSRAAGVIGRGLAYPDFKGMLDPHQERVLILDFGSQYTQLIARRVRELKVYCEIHPYIMPLKSIQEFAPRAIILSGGPRSVYDRDAPSVDPDLFAQGVPVLGICYGIQLLNHLLGGEVAPAESREYGHKTFTITNFDDLFYGLNPQEQVWMSHGDRVDHLAPGFEVIGYSDSCPTGAIRDTSRRLYGVQFHPEVHHTPRGKEILSNFLFRICGLKPLWTMASFIEAATDSIREQVGDSRVICALSGGVDSSVTAVLVHRAIGDRLTCVFVNNGLLRKGEAEEVFHLFREHHHLNLVYVDATVEFLKQLQGVTDPEEKRRRIGHEFIRIFAVEAKKLGGVKYLAQGTLYPDVIESVSFKGPSATIKTHHNVGGLPTVMPLKLLEPLRELFKDEVREVGTELGLAESLVWRHPFPGPGLAIRILGDVTPDKLEILRDADAIVQEEMVASGFYRQVWQAFAVLLPVRTVGVMGDERTYESVIALRIVDSADAMTADWSRLPHDFLARLANRIINEVKRVNRVVLDISSKPPSTIEWE; this is encoded by the coding sequence TTGATTAAATTATATTTAGGGGTTAAATCCAGGGCCGCCGGTGTCATCGGGCGGGGTCTGGCTTACCCGGACTTTAAAGGCATGCTCGATCCCCATCAAGAAAGAGTGCTCATCCTGGATTTCGGCTCCCAGTACACCCAGCTCATTGCGCGGCGGGTGCGGGAACTGAAAGTTTACTGCGAAATCCATCCCTATATCATGCCGCTTAAGAGCATCCAGGAGTTCGCGCCCCGGGCCATCATCCTGTCGGGCGGGCCCAGGAGCGTCTATGACCGGGACGCGCCCAGCGTGGACCCGGACTTGTTCGCTCAGGGGGTGCCGGTGTTGGGCATCTGTTACGGCATCCAGCTCCTCAATCACCTTTTGGGCGGCGAGGTAGCCCCCGCGGAATCCAGGGAATACGGTCACAAAACGTTCACTATCACCAATTTCGACGATCTGTTTTACGGCCTGAATCCCCAGGAGCAGGTCTGGATGAGCCACGGCGACCGGGTGGATCATCTGGCGCCAGGGTTCGAGGTGATCGGCTACAGTGATTCCTGTCCCACCGGGGCCATCCGGGACACCTCCCGGCGGCTCTACGGAGTGCAGTTCCACCCTGAAGTGCACCACACGCCCCGGGGCAAAGAGATCCTGAGCAATTTTCTTTTCCGTATCTGCGGCTTAAAGCCGCTGTGGACCATGGCTTCCTTCATCGAGGCCGCCACCGACAGCATCCGGGAGCAGGTGGGCGACTCAAGAGTGATCTGCGCTCTGTCCGGAGGCGTGGATTCTTCGGTCACTGCGGTGCTGGTGCACCGGGCCATCGGGGACCGTTTGACCTGCGTGTTTGTGAACAACGGCCTGTTGCGCAAAGGCGAAGCCGAGGAAGTCTTTCACCTGTTCAGGGAGCATCATCATCTGAACCTGGTCTACGTGGACGCCACCGTGGAGTTCCTTAAGCAACTCCAGGGGGTTACCGACCCGGAGGAGAAACGCCGCCGCATCGGGCATGAATTCATCCGCATCTTTGCGGTGGAAGCCAAAAAGCTAGGCGGGGTGAAATACCTGGCCCAGGGGACGCTATACCCCGATGTCATTGAAAGCGTGTCCTTCAAAGGGCCGTCGGCCACCATCAAGACCCACCACAACGTAGGGGGGCTGCCCACAGTGATGCCCCTGAAGCTCTTGGAGCCGCTGCGGGAGCTTTTTAAGGACGAAGTTCGGGAAGTGGGCACGGAGTTGGGGCTGGCGGAGTCTCTGGTGTGGCGCCATCCTTTTCCGGGGCCGGGGCTGGCCATCCGCATCCTGGGGGACGTCACCCCCGACAAGCTCGAGATCTTACGCGATGCCGACGCCATCGTGCAGGAAGAGATGGTGGCCTCCGGCTTCTATCGCCAGGTCTGGCAGGCCTTTGCCGTGCTCTTGCCCGTGCGCACCGTAGGGGTGATGGGGGATGAGCGCACCTATGAGTCCGTCATTGCGCTGCGGATCGTGGATTCAGCGGACGCCATGACCGCGGACTGGAGCCGCCTGCCCCACGATTTTCTGGCCCGGCTGGCCAACCGCATCATCAACGAAGTCAAGCGGGTCAATCGGGTGGTGTTGGATATTTCATCGAAGCCGCCGAGTACGATTGAATGGGAGTAG
- the holB gene encoding DNA polymerase III subunit delta' — MATPKKDQVAATPPPEPGLRFFREILGQDWVVSHLKGAMAAGRLAHAYLFLGPAGVGKATTARAMAAALNCAAPAADGDACGECPSCKRMNAGTHPDFLMISPEEAKAQIKIEVIRELRRLTDYPPLGGGWRVVLINPAEALSALNDAAANALLKTLEEPPPRHLLVLTARGEADLLPTIVSRCHKLAFAPLPTALIIRELENRRGLPSSQAALVAALSSGSLGRALTLDPEELVKQRDQVLADLGRFQQGSATVVLEWAQRLAKNRSDLDNFLLLAQLWYRDLLLAHFQAPGELYAHQDLLPALKREQAIGAPQTWFANFTALSQAQRQFQANLNPELTLDILGFKLAAPRGPS; from the coding sequence ATGGCAACACCTAAGAAAGATCAGGTAGCCGCGACCCCGCCGCCGGAGCCCGGCCTCAGGTTTTTCCGGGAGATTCTGGGGCAGGATTGGGTCGTGTCACATCTCAAGGGCGCTATGGCCGCGGGGCGGCTGGCCCATGCCTATCTGTTCCTGGGGCCGGCGGGGGTGGGCAAGGCCACGACGGCCCGGGCCATGGCCGCAGCCTTGAACTGCGCTGCGCCTGCGGCAGATGGGGACGCCTGCGGGGAATGCCCATCGTGTAAGCGCATGAATGCGGGCACCCATCCCGATTTTTTGATGATCAGCCCGGAAGAGGCGAAGGCCCAGATCAAGATCGAGGTGATTCGGGAACTGCGCCGCCTGACGGATTATCCTCCCTTGGGGGGAGGCTGGCGGGTGGTGTTGATTAATCCGGCGGAAGCCTTGAGCGCCTTAAACGACGCGGCGGCCAACGCTTTGTTAAAAACTTTGGAGGAGCCTCCTCCCCGGCACCTGTTGGTGCTTACCGCCCGGGGCGAAGCGGACCTGCTGCCCACTATCGTTTCGCGGTGCCACAAGCTAGCCTTTGCGCCTTTGCCGACGGCCCTGATTATTCGGGAACTTGAAAACCGGCGGGGCCTGCCCTCGTCCCAGGCGGCCCTGGTGGCTGCCTTGAGCAGCGGTTCTCTGGGCCGGGCCTTAACTCTGGACCCGGAGGAGCTGGTCAAACAGCGGGACCAGGTCCTGGCGGACTTGGGCCGTTTTCAGCAAGGTTCGGCTACAGTGGTCCTGGAATGGGCCCAGCGTCTGGCCAAGAATCGGTCGGACCTGGATAACTTTCTCTTGCTGGCCCAACTCTGGTATCGGGACCTGTTGCTGGCCCATTTCCAGGCCCCTGGCGAACTTTACGCCCACCAAGACCTCCTGCCGGCGCTCAAGCGCGAGCAGGCTATAGGCGCGCCTCAAACCTGGTTCGCCAACTTCACGGCCTTAAGTCAGGCCCAGCGCCAGTTCCAGGCCAACCTCAACCCGGAATTGACCCTGGATATCCTGGGCTTCAAGCTTGCAGCGCCAAGGGGACCATCATGA
- a CDS encoding stage 0 sporulation family protein, giving the protein MTLAKICLGPGNQCCLADPGPLALKAQDRVVVEHETGLKLGTVVGVYADVDPQMGSTQLKTVVRLATLEDLDQEEKNRLLEERALQFCQKRVESHRLPIYLVKVECLFDASKVVFFFTAPGRVDFRELVKDLVQEFRTRIELRQIGVRHRAKMVGGLGICGRGLCCAHFLRDFEPVSVRMAKEQQLSLNPNKISGICGRLMCCLTYEYSSYQELRKSLPKVGKRLQAPEGEGKIIRYNFIRETVTLEMEDRREVEFTFVELGIGDSGSAVVVAVAEPEE; this is encoded by the coding sequence ATGACCCTCGCTAAAATTTGTCTCGGTCCCGGTAACCAATGCTGCCTGGCGGACCCGGGGCCTCTCGCCCTCAAAGCCCAAGACCGGGTGGTGGTGGAACATGAAACCGGCCTGAAGCTGGGCACCGTGGTGGGCGTCTATGCTGACGTCGATCCCCAGATGGGCTCGACCCAACTGAAGACCGTGGTGCGGCTGGCCACCTTGGAAGACCTGGACCAGGAAGAAAAAAACCGGCTGCTGGAAGAGCGGGCCCTGCAATTTTGCCAGAAACGGGTGGAGAGCCACCGGCTGCCGATCTACCTGGTGAAGGTGGAATGTCTGTTTGACGCCTCCAAAGTCGTCTTCTTTTTCACGGCCCCCGGGCGGGTGGACTTTCGGGAACTGGTCAAGGACCTGGTCCAGGAATTCCGCACCCGCATCGAATTGCGCCAGATCGGGGTGCGCCACCGGGCCAAGATGGTGGGTGGTCTGGGCATCTGCGGGCGAGGCCTGTGCTGCGCCCACTTTCTCCGGGATTTCGAGCCGGTGAGCGTGCGCATGGCCAAAGAACAACAGCTCAGCCTCAACCCCAACAAAATCTCCGGCATCTGCGGCCGCCTGATGTGCTGCCTCACCTACGAGTACTCCTCGTACCAGGAACTCAGGAAGTCCCTGCCCAAGGTGGGGAAACGCCTCCAGGCCCCCGAAGGGGAAGGCAAAATCATCCGCTACAATTTTATCCGGGAAACCGTGACTTTAGAGATGGAAGACAGGCGGGAGGTGGAATTTACTTTCGTGGAACTGGGTATCGGCGACAGCGGGTCGGCAGTGGTGGTGGCGGTGGCGGAACCCGAGGAATAG